From a single Granulicella aggregans genomic region:
- a CDS encoding MBL fold metallo-hydrolase, protein MKRAAVRRRRPFKIQKLEQLVRLVRESHEQPISGEPRLPEIAEPGETAITFLGHSSFLLQAGGKNILVDPVFSTRLIVLRRQRAPGVLVRDLPPIDLVLLTHAHMDHLDKASLRRVIRATRRLRGTTPEVVVPNGVEDLVQWMGFEKLHVMSWWNEIETLGLKIVMTPCKHWGARMFRDMHREYGGYFIAPMDGAQTIYHSGDTAYFEGFSQVGERLRPNVALLPIGAYFPDTYRTVHTSPEEAVRGFVECGAKWMIPMHFGTFKLGREPMGEPVERLNADASRLGITDKVRVLAEGETMLLSRDGAVLPSRSAAAERESSSPVAASYGHG, encoded by the coding sequence GTGAAGAGAGCCGCTGTACGCCGCAGGCGACCGTTCAAGATTCAGAAGCTGGAGCAGCTTGTTCGGCTGGTGCGTGAGAGCCACGAGCAGCCGATCTCGGGCGAGCCTCGCCTGCCGGAGATCGCCGAGCCGGGAGAGACTGCAATTACGTTTCTTGGGCACTCGTCCTTTCTGCTGCAGGCGGGCGGGAAGAACATCCTGGTGGACCCAGTGTTTTCAACACGGCTAATTGTGCTGCGGCGGCAGCGTGCGCCGGGAGTGCTGGTGCGCGACCTGCCGCCGATCGATCTGGTGCTGCTCACGCACGCCCACATGGACCATCTGGATAAGGCTTCATTGCGACGGGTGATCCGGGCGACGAGGCGTCTGCGGGGGACTACGCCGGAGGTGGTGGTGCCGAATGGCGTAGAGGATCTCGTGCAATGGATGGGCTTCGAGAAGCTCCATGTAATGAGCTGGTGGAACGAGATCGAGACGCTGGGCCTGAAGATTGTGATGACTCCGTGCAAGCACTGGGGCGCGAGGATGTTCCGCGACATGCATCGGGAGTACGGCGGGTATTTTATTGCGCCGATGGATGGCGCGCAGACGATCTACCACTCTGGCGATACGGCTTACTTTGAGGGATTCAGCCAGGTAGGCGAGCGGTTGCGGCCGAATGTGGCGTTGCTGCCGATTGGAGCGTACTTCCCGGACACGTACAGGACGGTGCATACGTCGCCCGAAGAGGCTGTGCGCGGGTTTGTGGAATGCGGTGCGAAGTGGATGATTCCGATGCACTTCGGGACGTTCAAGCTGGGACGCGAGCCCATGGGTGAGCCGGTCGAGCGGCTGAACGCCGACGCTTCGCGGCTCGGGATTACGGACAAGGTTCGCGTGCTGGCCGAGGGCGAGACGATGCTGCTGTCACGAGACGGTGCGGTGCTGCCTTCGCGTTCGGCTGCTGCAGAGAGGGAATCCTCCTCGCCGGTGGCTGCATCGTATGGGCATGGCTAA
- a CDS encoding aldo/keto reductase — MANSVLNNVNAAASGTFSLGGDLPVHRLGYGAMRITGEGVWGEPKDAEGAKKVLKRAVELGVNFIDTADAYGPDVSERLIGESLAPYANGVVIATKGGLTRQGPNKWLPVGRPEYLQQQVEMSLRRLKVERIDLWQLHRIDAKVPVEESLGVIKRLQKAGKIRHVGLSEVKPHEIEQARKVIDIVSVQNQYNIGDRKHDDTLEYCEKNNIAFIPWYPVAAGKLAQPGGKLDTAAKQHGATVSQLSLAWLLQKSPVILPIPGTTSIEHLEENIGAAQVELSAAEWKEIEDSVK, encoded by the coding sequence ATGGCTAACTCGGTTCTGAACAACGTCAATGCAGCGGCCAGCGGAACGTTTTCGCTGGGCGGAGACCTCCCGGTACATCGCCTGGGATATGGCGCGATGCGCATCACTGGCGAGGGTGTGTGGGGCGAGCCCAAAGACGCAGAGGGTGCGAAGAAAGTTCTGAAGCGCGCTGTGGAACTGGGCGTGAACTTCATCGACACGGCGGACGCCTATGGACCGGACGTGAGCGAACGGTTGATTGGTGAGTCGCTTGCTCCTTACGCGAACGGCGTGGTGATCGCGACCAAGGGCGGGCTGACGCGGCAGGGTCCGAACAAGTGGCTGCCGGTGGGCCGTCCGGAGTATCTGCAACAGCAGGTGGAGATGAGCCTCCGCCGGCTGAAGGTCGAGCGGATCGATCTGTGGCAGCTGCACAGGATCGACGCGAAGGTTCCGGTGGAGGAGTCGCTCGGAGTCATCAAGAGGCTGCAGAAGGCAGGAAAGATCCGCCATGTGGGCCTATCCGAGGTGAAGCCCCACGAGATCGAGCAGGCGCGGAAGGTGATCGATATCGTCAGCGTGCAGAACCAGTACAACATCGGCGATCGCAAACACGACGACACGTTGGAGTACTGCGAGAAGAACAACATTGCGTTCATTCCGTGGTATCCGGTGGCGGCGGGCAAGCTGGCCCAGCCTGGCGGCAAGCTGGACACGGCGGCGAAGCAGCATGGAGCGACGGTGTCGCAGCTCTCGCTGGCGTGGCTGCTGCAGAAGTCGCCGGTGATTCTGCCGATTCCGGGCACGACTTCGATTGAGCACCTGGAGGAAAATATTGGGGCGGCGCAGGTGGAGTTGAGCGCGGCGGAGTGGAAAGAGATTGAGGATTCGGTGAAGTAA
- a CDS encoding fibronectin type III domain-containing protein → MPIQRRSAAPNSRPTSSSKNVISTEASDGTIVCRAVERAPHLAFALVFALIALSAAASAQQKVDVTTSHNDLARTGANTQETVLTPATVNATNFGLLAKFPVDDQVYSQPLVVTDVKLKDASFGTGTHDLVFITTVNNSVYAFDANSTDSAAKPIWHVNFGAPANLYDADFGCLDINGSMGIIGTPVIDKPHNALYVVALTRVGSKFTQRLHALDLASGADLPNSPVAIAAPAFDPLLQNQRPALLLTNHTVYVGYASHCDKEPYHGFLLGYDARTLRQTAVLNTSPKGGQASIWQSGQAPAVDAAGNIYIVTGNGTWNGVTDFSESFMKLSPSLKLLDWFTPTNHRELDAKDNDLDSSGATLIPGTNLVVGGGKEGVLYTLDARHLGHLGDQHAIQHFQATGSHLHSVVFWESAKNGDLLYIWGQRDKERVYKITDGKVGETPIITRPESNEGHPGAMLSLSANGGHDGILWAAIHASGDSWHETRPGILHAYDADDINHELWNSWQNRDRDDCDGYSKMAPPTIANGKVFLASFGKENIGTGGLCIYGLLPGDKVPASPTNIASVIKGGSITLTWPANPVAITYSIASSDKPSGPFHTIAIGLTTPTYAGIQAPIGMSYYTVTASNSNGEGPPSNPIAIKIERPSAKGRMH, encoded by the coding sequence ATGCCAATCCAGCGCCGTTCCGCCGCGCCGAACTCTCGTCCCACTTCGTCATCAAAGAATGTCATCTCGACCGAAGCGTCGGACGGCACGATCGTCTGCCGCGCAGTGGAGAGAGCCCCTCATCTCGCCTTTGCCCTCGTCTTTGCCCTGATAGCGCTGTCTGCCGCCGCATCCGCCCAGCAAAAGGTCGATGTCACCACCAGCCACAACGACCTCGCCCGCACCGGCGCGAACACGCAGGAGACCGTGCTCACCCCGGCCACAGTCAACGCAACGAACTTCGGCCTGCTCGCCAAGTTCCCCGTGGACGACCAGGTCTACTCCCAGCCTCTGGTCGTCACGGACGTCAAGCTCAAAGACGCCAGCTTCGGCACCGGTACCCACGACCTCGTCTTCATCACCACCGTCAACAACAGCGTCTATGCCTTCGACGCCAACAGCACCGACTCCGCCGCGAAGCCCATCTGGCACGTCAACTTCGGCGCTCCCGCCAACCTCTACGACGCCGACTTCGGCTGCCTCGATATCAACGGCAGCATGGGCATCATCGGCACCCCGGTCATCGACAAACCCCACAACGCCCTCTACGTCGTAGCCCTCACAAGAGTCGGCAGCAAGTTCACCCAGCGCCTGCACGCCCTCGACCTAGCCAGCGGCGCGGACCTCCCCAACAGCCCCGTCGCCATCGCCGCACCAGCCTTTGATCCCCTACTCCAGAACCAGCGCCCAGCGCTTCTGCTCACCAACCACACCGTCTACGTCGGCTACGCCTCGCACTGCGACAAGGAGCCCTACCACGGCTTCCTCCTCGGCTACGACGCCCGCACCCTACGCCAGACCGCCGTCCTCAACACCTCGCCCAAGGGCGGGCAGGCCAGCATCTGGCAGTCCGGCCAGGCCCCGGCTGTCGACGCCGCCGGCAACATCTACATCGTCACCGGCAACGGGACGTGGAACGGCGTGACGGACTTCAGCGAGAGCTTCATGAAGCTCTCGCCCTCGCTCAAACTCCTCGACTGGTTCACCCCTACCAACCATCGCGAGCTCGACGCCAAGGACAACGACCTCGACTCCTCCGGCGCGACCCTCATCCCCGGCACCAACCTCGTCGTAGGCGGCGGCAAAGAAGGCGTCCTCTACACCCTCGACGCCCGCCACCTGGGACACCTCGGCGACCAGCACGCCATCCAGCACTTCCAGGCCACCGGTTCGCACCTGCACAGCGTCGTCTTCTGGGAGAGCGCTAAGAACGGCGATCTTCTTTACATCTGGGGCCAACGGGACAAAGAGCGCGTCTACAAGATCACCGACGGCAAGGTAGGCGAGACGCCCATCATCACCCGCCCCGAATCGAACGAAGGCCACCCCGGCGCGATGCTCTCGCTCTCGGCGAATGGCGGTCACGATGGAATCCTCTGGGCCGCCATCCACGCCAGCGGCGACTCCTGGCACGAGACCCGCCCCGGCATCCTCCACGCCTACGACGCCGACGACATCAACCACGAACTCTGGAACTCCTGGCAGAACCGCGACCGCGACGACTGCGACGGCTACTCCAAGATGGCCCCACCCACTATCGCCAACGGCAAGGTCTTCTTAGCGAGCTTCGGCAAAGAGAACATCGGCACCGGCGGCCTCTGCATCTACGGTCTGCTCCCCGGCGACAAAGTTCCTGCCTCCCCCACGAACATCGCTTCAGTAATCAAAGGCGGCAGCATAACTCTCACCTGGCCCGCAAACCCAGTTGCAATAACCTACTCCATCGCCAGTTCTGACAAGCCCAGCGGTCCGTTCCACACCATCGCCATCGGTCTGACCACCCCCACCTATGCCGGCATCCAGGCACCCATCGGGATGAGCTACTACACGGTCACCGCTAGCAACTCGAACGGCGAAGGCCCACCCTCAAACCCCATCGCCATCAAGATCGAAAGGCCCAGCGCCAAAGGCCGAATGCACTGA
- a CDS encoding helix-turn-helix domain-containing protein, translating into MPATKQPELDQPITGETATSNDFTVVDPLRVEQQIDEKLIGERIRSMRLKRSMGLVELGRLSGLSASFLSQLETGRVVPTIRNLARIALVFEKDLSCFFKLERKVTFRRLSKSDRIPITRKQKNSRFVSQSLSALIPDRHMVPCLADFHPNGEECEFTPKIFRGTEFVYILEGELEIALPNEHHWLGTGDVVWIDANTPRQYLCNGDGIARALIVTEHPK; encoded by the coding sequence ATGCCAGCGACCAAACAACCCGAACTTGATCAGCCCATAACTGGGGAAACAGCCACCAGTAACGACTTCACCGTCGTCGATCCTCTCCGGGTCGAGCAGCAGATCGACGAGAAGCTCATCGGCGAGCGTATCCGCTCCATGCGCCTCAAACGCTCCATGGGCCTGGTCGAACTCGGCCGTCTCTCCGGCCTCTCCGCAAGCTTCCTCTCCCAGCTCGAGACCGGACGCGTCGTCCCCACCATTCGCAACCTCGCACGGATCGCTCTCGTCTTCGAAAAAGACCTCTCCTGCTTCTTCAAGCTTGAGCGGAAGGTCACCTTCCGCCGTCTGTCCAAGTCAGACCGCATCCCCATCACCCGCAAGCAAAAGAACTCCCGCTTCGTCTCGCAGAGTCTTAGCGCCCTCATTCCAGACCGCCACATGGTGCCCTGCCTCGCCGACTTCCACCCCAACGGTGAAGAGTGCGAGTTCACCCCGAAGATATTTCGGGGCACGGAGTTCGTCTACATCCTTGAAGGCGAACTTGAGATCGCACTCCCCAACGAGCATCACTGGCTTGGCACTGGCGACGTCGTCTGGATCGACGCCAACACTCCACGGCAGTATCTGTGCAACGGCGACGGTATCGCCCGAGCCCTCATCGTCACGGAACATCCAAAGTAG
- a CDS encoding YggS family pyridoxal phosphate-dependent enzyme, translating into MTIEANLARVREEVASACRRANRPESSVALMAVSKVHPVEALLEAYAAGQRLFGENRVQEFAGKFPSLSACTDAEYHLIGPLQSNKSTKAAELFHSIDTVDSVKLAQRLDSAAAALGKKLPIYVEVKLSHEESKHGISPDDLPALLSAIAPLENVTAVGLMTVPPWSEDAETARPYFRHLRELRDAQQQLHASLTQLSTGMSNDFAVAIEEGSTCVRIGTAIFGRRISPDQQA; encoded by the coding sequence ATGACCATAGAAGCAAATCTCGCCCGCGTCCGCGAAGAGGTCGCCTCCGCCTGCCGCCGCGCCAATCGCCCCGAATCCTCGGTCGCCCTGATGGCCGTCAGCAAGGTCCACCCCGTCGAAGCGCTCCTCGAGGCCTACGCCGCCGGCCAGCGCCTCTTCGGCGAAAACCGCGTTCAGGAGTTCGCCGGCAAGTTCCCCTCGCTCTCCGCCTGCACCGACGCTGAGTACCACCTCATCGGCCCCCTCCAATCCAATAAGTCCACTAAAGCCGCCGAGTTATTCCACTCCATCGACACCGTCGACTCGGTCAAACTCGCCCAGCGCCTCGACAGCGCCGCCGCCGCGCTCGGCAAGAAGCTCCCCATCTACGTCGAGGTGAAACTCTCCCACGAAGAATCGAAGCACGGCATCTCCCCGGACGACCTCCCCGCCCTGCTCAGCGCCATCGCTCCGCTCGAAAACGTCACCGCCGTCGGCCTCATGACGGTTCCACCCTGGAGCGAGGACGCCGAAACCGCCCGCCCCTACTTCCGTCACCTCCGCGAGCTCCGCGACGCCCAGCAGCAACTCCACGCATCGCTGACCCAGCTCTCCACCGGTATGTCCAACGACTTCGCCGTCGCCATTGAAGAGGGCAGCACCTGCGTTCGCATCGGCACAGCAATCTTTGGCCGCCGGATTTCACCCGATCAACAGGCCTGA
- a CDS encoding peroxiredoxin has protein sequence MSLQLGDIVPDFTAQTTEGEIHFYDYIEGKWAVLFSHPKNFTPVCTTELGYTAYLKPQFDKRGVKVIGLSVDKLESHEPWSKDIEETQGTALNFPLIADTDKTIANLYGMIHPNASDSATVRSVYVIGPDKKLKLSLTYPASTGRNFDEIIRVIDSLQLTAKHQVATPVNWKNGEDVIIVPAVSDEQAKEKFPAGWKTLKPYLRVVAQPQ, from the coding sequence ATGTCACTCCAGCTTGGCGATATTGTTCCTGACTTCACAGCGCAGACTACCGAAGGCGAGATTCACTTCTATGATTACATTGAGGGCAAGTGGGCGGTGCTGTTCTCGCATCCCAAGAACTTCACGCCTGTCTGCACGACGGAGCTTGGCTACACGGCGTACCTGAAGCCGCAGTTCGATAAGCGCGGCGTGAAGGTGATCGGCCTGAGCGTGGATAAGCTCGAATCGCATGAGCCGTGGTCCAAGGACATCGAAGAGACGCAGGGGACGGCGCTGAACTTCCCGTTGATCGCCGACACCGACAAGACGATCGCGAACCTCTACGGCATGATCCACCCGAATGCTTCGGACAGCGCGACGGTGCGGAGCGTGTACGTGATTGGGCCGGACAAGAAGCTGAAGCTGTCGTTGACCTACCCAGCATCGACGGGGCGGAACTTCGACGAGATCATCCGTGTCATCGATTCGCTGCAACTGACGGCGAAGCACCAGGTGGCGACGCCGGTGAACTGGAAAAACGGTGAGGATGTGATCATCGTTCCGGCCGTCTCGGATGAGCAGGCGAAGGAGAAGTTCCCGGCGGGATGGAAGACTCTGAAGCCGTATCTGCGGGTGGTTGCACAGCCTCAGTAG
- a CDS encoding Uma2 family endonuclease, whose translation MASVTLIPVAEYLNTCYKPDREYIDGELRERNAGKWDHARIQWLLALWFGQHEREWNIIGSTEQRTRVSSTRIRIPDIVVLRPGTQQDVFTDPPLLVIEILSPDDTYSDTEERARDYWNMGVETMWIIDPKTRSGRMCFGSEWVRATRLEVPGTPIYVELEELFSQVPATTGIEPAAG comes from the coding sequence ATGGCGAGCGTGACGCTGATCCCGGTGGCTGAATATCTGAACACCTGCTATAAGCCGGACCGCGAGTACATCGATGGAGAGCTCCGGGAGCGAAACGCGGGCAAATGGGACCATGCTCGGATTCAATGGCTTCTGGCGCTCTGGTTCGGCCAGCATGAACGGGAATGGAACATCATAGGAAGTACCGAGCAGCGGACTCGCGTCTCTTCAACGCGCATCCGGATTCCTGATATTGTCGTGCTGCGGCCAGGGACGCAGCAGGATGTCTTTACCGATCCTCCACTATTGGTGATCGAGATCCTGTCGCCCGACGACACCTACTCGGACACCGAAGAACGCGCGCGAGACTACTGGAATATGGGCGTCGAGACGATGTGGATCATCGACCCGAAGACACGCAGTGGACGGATGTGCTTCGGAAGCGAATGGGTACGGGCCACGCGGCTTGAGGTTCCTGGAACGCCGATTTATGTGGAGCTTGAAGAGCTGTTCAGCCAGGTGCCAGCGACGACCGGAATAGAGCCGGCCGCAGGGTAG
- a CDS encoding TonB-dependent receptor, whose translation MFTFCFVAAAFGQATSVSGIVSDPTGAVVVDAAITLTNIDTAAARTGTTNKQGAYQFSQVAPGNYSITAVSPGFGKATIAKVQLLVNTPSTFDITLQASSEEIAIEVSSSASQVNTSDASLGNVISTKPIVQLPLEGRNVTGLLALQPGVTFIKEPNPGAKNDYRSGSVNGGKSDQANVLLDGVDANDQQNRTSFTSVLRVTPDSIQEFRTITSNPGAELGHSSGAQVTLVTKGGTNTFHGSVYEYNRNTALEANQFLNKQATPVLARPALIRNVFGASVGGPIKRDKVFLFMNYEGRRDASATTQNRTVPTDAFRAGTFTYAKTAGGTGTLTPAQVQALDPQGIGAGAAVLADLQKYPHANIAGGDTINTEGYTFNAKTPLKYNTYIARADYNIDSAGKHTIFWRGNLQTDNYANGAPQFPGEPSSSVYVNFSKGYAIGYNWIVKPNLVNTVRFGYTRQSVATTGTQTASTAYFDAITPLYAMGAASSTQAGGYATAQQLPVYDIRDDVTWSKGRHTIGFGGELFFLHNHYATNSASFSNAFMDGLYLINDGGGFVVPDAKKTTAYELQFANLLGLEAKLQRRSNYDLSGNTLPDGSTVKRNFAEKHFDLYVQDSWKARPNLTLTAGIRYTMSPPLTETQGFNVSSTEALGDYLKKRGELAASGQSQAGAGNVVYDLSSKLGKSLYNFQNDFAPRVSFAWSPRFENGMGRAITGDQDQFSIRGGFGLFYDAFGQGLERDYSNAVGFSTLTQNGPGQEIANVPRYTGFYDVPFNAPLFPVAVPGGFPQTPAVGGLAQASTVDSSIRSPYSMTENLTVAREFKGGFLVQASWVGRQSRRSLTGEDIAAPTDLYDTASNMDYFQAAKILSQAAQAGTAASNVPTVAYWENLWPGATSSTTTATQAIYNQFVANKNDWTSALLNFDNGCKPSCSKLGPNTMFNSQFAALYAFRSIGNGSYNGMQLLVRKSFSKSYQFDFNYSLSKCLDLGSSPESTGATTSTGSILNTWAPQQMKAVCDYDLRHQITAFGVAELPFGKGKMYGSHVNKLTNEFIGGWQLTTVFRTTSGFPGSVQNGVGYPTLWDFTGYATQTGKLPSRGPKGQLFSDSAAAYAAFSPTYAGESGTRNNLRGDGLITWDAGIAKRFDLYSIKDQQHSLQFRFEGFNLTNTARFDISTASLTLSTPGTFGKYLGPQQFIDPRVFQAALRYEF comes from the coding sequence ATGTTCACTTTTTGTTTCGTGGCCGCCGCATTCGGCCAGGCAACGTCGGTCAGCGGCATTGTCTCTGACCCCACCGGCGCAGTCGTTGTCGATGCGGCCATCACGCTTACCAATATCGATACCGCTGCCGCGCGTACCGGGACAACGAACAAGCAGGGAGCCTACCAGTTCTCGCAGGTCGCGCCCGGCAACTACAGCATCACTGCTGTTTCGCCAGGATTTGGCAAGGCGACGATTGCCAAGGTGCAGTTGCTGGTGAATACGCCTTCGACCTTTGACATCACGCTGCAGGCTTCTAGCGAAGAGATCGCCATCGAAGTGAGCAGCAGTGCGTCCCAGGTAAATACTTCTGACGCTTCGCTGGGAAACGTTATATCGACCAAGCCGATCGTTCAATTGCCGCTTGAGGGTCGCAATGTCACGGGGCTGCTCGCATTGCAGCCCGGCGTCACGTTCATCAAAGAGCCGAATCCAGGCGCTAAAAATGACTATCGCAGCGGTTCCGTGAACGGTGGTAAATCGGACCAGGCGAACGTTCTACTCGACGGAGTCGATGCCAACGACCAGCAGAACCGCACCTCGTTCACCAGCGTGCTCCGGGTCACGCCGGACTCCATTCAGGAGTTCCGCACGATTACCAGCAACCCGGGCGCGGAACTCGGCCACAGTTCTGGAGCGCAGGTCACGCTCGTCACCAAGGGTGGCACGAACACCTTTCACGGATCGGTTTACGAGTACAACCGCAACACGGCGCTTGAGGCGAACCAGTTCCTGAACAAGCAAGCCACACCGGTACTCGCCCGGCCGGCGCTTATCCGCAATGTCTTCGGCGCTTCCGTGGGCGGTCCTATCAAGAGAGACAAAGTCTTCCTGTTCATGAACTACGAAGGCCGTCGCGACGCGAGCGCCACCACGCAGAACCGGACTGTTCCTACCGACGCTTTCCGTGCGGGTACGTTCACGTATGCGAAGACAGCAGGAGGAACCGGCACGCTGACCCCGGCGCAGGTTCAGGCGCTCGATCCGCAGGGTATCGGTGCGGGCGCTGCCGTGCTCGCCGACCTGCAGAAATATCCTCATGCGAACATCGCCGGCGGCGATACCATCAACACCGAAGGCTACACGTTCAATGCGAAGACGCCGCTGAAGTACAACACATATATTGCGCGCGCGGACTACAACATCGACAGCGCAGGCAAACATACGATCTTCTGGCGCGGCAACCTGCAGACCGACAACTACGCCAACGGCGCTCCGCAGTTTCCCGGCGAGCCTTCGAGCAGCGTCTATGTGAACTTTAGCAAGGGGTACGCGATCGGCTACAACTGGATCGTCAAGCCCAACCTGGTCAACACGGTCCGCTTCGGCTACACCCGGCAGAGCGTGGCAACCACCGGCACGCAGACCGCTTCTACTGCGTACTTCGATGCCATCACCCCGCTGTACGCCATGGGCGCGGCCAGTTCCACGCAGGCTGGCGGATATGCGACCGCACAACAGCTTCCGGTGTACGACATTCGGGACGACGTAACCTGGAGCAAGGGGCGCCACACCATCGGCTTCGGCGGGGAGCTCTTCTTCCTCCATAACCACTACGCGACGAACTCTGCATCGTTTTCGAATGCGTTCATGGATGGTCTCTACCTGATCAACGATGGCGGCGGGTTTGTTGTTCCCGACGCCAAGAAGACGACCGCGTATGAGCTGCAGTTCGCCAATCTGCTGGGACTGGAGGCGAAGTTGCAGCGTCGCAGCAACTACGACCTAAGCGGGAATACGCTGCCCGACGGAAGCACGGTCAAGCGCAACTTTGCCGAGAAGCACTTCGACCTGTACGTGCAGGACAGTTGGAAGGCGCGTCCGAACCTCACACTGACCGCGGGCATTCGCTACACCATGAGCCCGCCGCTTACGGAGACCCAGGGCTTCAATGTCAGTTCCACGGAGGCCCTGGGCGATTATCTGAAGAAGCGCGGAGAACTTGCCGCCAGCGGTCAGTCCCAGGCGGGTGCCGGAAACGTGGTCTACGACCTCTCTTCCAAGCTTGGCAAATCGCTTTATAACTTCCAGAACGACTTTGCGCCGCGCGTCTCCTTTGCATGGTCGCCGAGGTTCGAGAATGGGATGGGGCGCGCCATCACTGGCGATCAGGACCAGTTCTCGATCCGAGGCGGCTTCGGTCTCTTCTATGACGCCTTCGGCCAGGGACTGGAGCGCGACTACAGCAACGCTGTCGGCTTCTCCACTCTTACGCAGAACGGGCCCGGCCAGGAGATTGCGAACGTTCCGCGCTACACCGGTTTCTACGATGTCCCGTTCAACGCGCCACTCTTCCCGGTTGCCGTTCCAGGCGGCTTCCCGCAGACGCCTGCCGTCGGCGGTCTAGCGCAGGCCAGCACGGTCGATTCGTCCATCCGTTCTCCGTACTCCATGACGGAGAACCTGACGGTTGCGCGCGAGTTCAAGGGCGGCTTCCTGGTGCAGGCGTCGTGGGTGGGCCGACAGTCGCGCCGTTCGCTTACGGGTGAGGACATCGCTGCTCCGACCGATCTGTACGACACGGCCTCGAACATGGACTACTTCCAGGCCGCCAAGATCCTGAGCCAAGCGGCGCAGGCTGGCACGGCCGCAAGCAACGTCCCGACGGTTGCTTACTGGGAGAACCTGTGGCCCGGTGCGACAAGTTCGACGACGACCGCAACCCAGGCCATCTACAACCAGTTCGTCGCGAACAAGAACGACTGGACCTCCGCGCTGTTGAACTTCGACAACGGGTGCAAACCTTCGTGCAGCAAACTGGGGCCGAACACCATGTTCAACTCGCAGTTCGCCGCTCTTTATGCCTTCCGGTCGATTGGTAATGGAAGCTATAACGGCATGCAGTTGTTGGTGCGCAAGTCCTTCTCGAAGAGCTACCAGTTCGACTTCAACTACAGCCTGTCGAAGTGCCTCGATCTTGGGTCGTCTCCTGAGAGCACTGGTGCCACGACCTCGACCGGATCGATTCTGAACACCTGGGCGCCGCAGCAGATGAAGGCTGTATGCGACTATGACCTGCGGCATCAGATCACGGCCTTCGGGGTGGCAGAGCTTCCTTTCGGCAAGGGCAAAATGTATGGCTCCCACGTGAACAAGCTGACGAACGAGTTCATCGGCGGATGGCAGCTTACCACTGTCTTCCGTACGACCAGCGGCTTCCCTGGAAGCGTGCAGAATGGCGTGGGCTATCCGACGCTGTGGGACTTCACGGGATATGCGACGCAGACAGGAAAGCTGCCGAGCAGGGGCCCGAAGGGGCAGCTGTTCTCTGACTCCGCTGCGGCCTATGCTGCCTTCTCTCCAACCTACGCGGGCGAGTCCGGTACCCGCAACAACCTTCGTGGCGATGGTCTTATCACCTGGGACGCAGGGATTGCGAAGCGCTTCGATCTGTATAGCATCAAGGACCAGCAGCATAGCCTTCAGTTCCGCTTCGAGGGCTTCAACCTGACCAACACGGCGCGGTTCGACATCTCGACCGCATCGCTTACGCTCAGCACTCCTGGAACGTTTGGCAAGTATCTGGGGCCGCAGCAGTTCATCGATCCGCGCGTCTTCCAGGCGGCCCTTCGCTACGAGTTCTAA
- a CDS encoding creatininase family protein, protein MTGFHLSKHRAWVVAAILATSAAGTLAETKAAAKVDRVDLELMTTNEVKDAIAAGKTTALIFNGGTETRGPQAVNGGHTFVAHAKVVAIARELGNAVAAPVLPFSPNNANPDLPGTIGITAETFKEVNKEVAEQIIRNGFKNVVLMGDHGGGQKELAALATELDAKYAPQGIRVVYCEDAYKKSNDDYDAWIASKGLSPGGHASINDTSEMMYLEPAPDAWVRRDKLPIAVEQIPDGAPPAQPGHLKHSTNGVSGDGRASTAEIGKYGYDIHVSESVAQIRQLLAPAATSTPSK, encoded by the coding sequence TTGACGGGATTTCATCTCTCAAAACATAGGGCCTGGGTCGTCGCGGCGATTCTCGCCACGTCGGCAGCCGGTACGTTGGCTGAAACGAAGGCCGCCGCAAAGGTGGACCGTGTCGATCTGGAGTTGATGACGACCAACGAAGTGAAGGATGCGATCGCTGCCGGCAAGACTACGGCGCTCATCTTCAACGGGGGCACCGAGACGCGCGGGCCGCAGGCAGTAAATGGCGGTCATACGTTTGTGGCGCATGCCAAGGTGGTTGCTATCGCGCGCGAGCTGGGTAATGCGGTCGCCGCGCCGGTGCTGCCCTTCTCGCCGAACAACGCTAACCCAGACCTTCCGGGCACGATCGGAATTACGGCGGAGACGTTCAAGGAAGTGAATAAGGAAGTCGCGGAGCAGATTATCCGCAACGGCTTCAAAAACGTCGTGCTGATGGGCGACCACGGCGGCGGGCAGAAGGAACTCGCCGCGCTTGCTACGGAGCTCGACGCGAAGTACGCGCCCCAGGGCATCCGCGTCGTCTACTGCGAGGACGCTTACAAGAAGTCTAACGACGACTACGACGCGTGGATCGCGTCGAAGGGGCTTTCGCCAGGCGGCCATGCTTCGATCAACGACACTTCAGAGATGATGTACCTTGAGCCTGCGCCCGATGCCTGGGTGCGTCGCGACAAGCTGCCGATAGCGGTCGAGCAGATTCCGGACGGTGCTCCTCCTGCGCAGCCTGGACATCTCAAGCATTCCACGAACGGCGTCAGCGGCGATGGCCGCGCTTCGACGGCGGAGATTGGCAAGTACGGCTACGACATTCACGTCAGCGAATCGGTGGCGCAGATTCGCCAGCTTCTCGCTCCTGCGGCAACGTCAACACCCTCGAAATAA